AGTGTTTAAAAAACAACCAATAAGTATTTCTATTATTATAGATTAGATATATTTTATTCGGTCTcatatacaaaaaaattggctttttaaatttattgaaaaaatatatttaatctatatttattgaaaaaatgcatttaatctatatttaatgtatttaatctataatataaatattatttttttaatgaattttttttttacaaacttttttaatgaatctaaaatgcatttaaaatgtcaattttttatattaaatcagAAGGATTACATCATTTCAATGAActtaaaagtcaatttttacttatatgaAAATAGGAAAGAGCAAGATTAAACTCTATTGAGAGGGGGTTGAAATGTCCGAGTCAAATTAACTTGACGATGAAAGAAATTGAGTCGGATTAAACTGAttatgaaaggaaaaaaaaaatacaaaatttgttAAAGACCCAACAATGGTGAACTCAAAAGACAGCAAAGCAAAGAGGTCCACACCATAACACTATGTGAGGGAGAGTCAATGGAGCATGTAACGTGGAGCAATGACAATTTTTTGTTAGGTTATTGTTATGGGCAAAATGGGTTGTAATCATGACACGTGGAAGTTGTGTGTTTTTAACAGCATGTGACCGCTCTAAGCTGTATTGTTTGTACACGTGTATTGTTCTGGTGCTGCAGAAATGAAAAAGTGTGCATTACGAGGTGAGGGTGGATAAATGCAAGTTTTTCCGCAGACGTTTACGCACCGTTTCATTGACAAATGGATGTCTTATTACCGAGTATTGTGATCTCAATACTCGGTATTTTCATGCAACTGCTTCTGCccggaagaaaaaaaatcaaattgtgCAATTAGAGGACTGCCATGGTAACATTTGCAATTCTACCGAAGGCCTGAAAGCTATAGCAAAAGATTATTTCATAGATATCTTCCAGCAGCAACAAGGAGAACGCATGTCTGTTCTTAATGCAGTCAGTCCAAGCATTTCAGAGGACGATAACAATGATCTCACTGCACCTTTCACTATTGCTGAGTTTAAGGATGCCGTCTTTTCAATGGAAGCAGATAAATGCCCCGGTCCGGATGGATTTAATCCCGGATTTTACCAACATTTCTGGGATCTTTGAGGCAACGATATATTTATCGCTGGATGCTCATGGTTAGATTGTGGCGCATTTCCTCCAAATATCAACTCTACTAACATCGCTCTTATCCCAAAAGGTGAGTCCCAAAAGTCAATGAAGGACTGGAGACCTATCTCGTTGTGCAATGTCCTTTATAAAATTGTTGCAAAAGTCCTTTTAAATAGATTGAAGCCGATTCTTGAGAAATGCATATCGGATAATCAATCTGCTTTCATCCCCGGACGATCAATCCTCGACAACGCAATAGCTGCCATTGAGATCATTCACTACATGAAGTCCAAAACTAGAGGCAAAAAAGGTGCAGCGGCGCTTAAACTGGATATTAGCAAGGCTTACGATCGCATCAACTGGGACTTCTTGAAAGACATGATGGCAAAGTTGGGTTTCTCTCAAAAATGGATTGGATGAATTATGTTATGTGTTGAAACGGTAGACTACTCAATTATTGTTAATGGCCACATGGTGGGGCCTGTTATACCTGGCAGAGGGTTACGGCAAGGCGACCCTTTATCGCCGTATCTGTTCATTATTTGCGCAGAAGGGTTGTCAGCGCTTATCCGACAAGCTGAGAATAGAGGGGATTTACATGGTATCAAGATCTGTAGAAATGCGCCTGTTATATCTCATCTTCTCTTCGCggatgattgtttcttattctTCAAAGCAACTATCAATGAGGCAACTGTTTTAAAGAATATTCTCTCTGTTTATGAAGCAGCATCTGGACAAGCCATCAACCTCCAGAAGTCTGAATTCTATTGCAGTAGAAATGTCCTCGCTGAAGTGCGTGAAGCTATTGCTAATCAACTCGGAGTGACTCAAGTGCTTGGTACTGGTAAGTATCTTGGTTTACCTTCCATGATTGGTAGGAGTAAAAAATCAACTTTCAAATTTATCAAGGATAGAATTTGGAGGAAGATAAATTCTTGGAGTAGTCGACACCTCTCTCAAGCAGGCAGGGAAATTATGATTAAATCTATTTTACAATCCATTCCGACTTATGTGATGAGCATCTTTCTTCTTCCAAGTACTCTTATTgatgaaatagaaaaaatgcTCAACTCGTTTTGGTGGGGTCATAGTGGTAACAATGGCCGCGGATTACACTGGCTCTCTTGGGAACGCCTCTCGGTAAGCAAAGATTATGGAGGTATGGGCTTCAAAAACCTTCAAGCATTCAACATTGCCATGCTAGGTAAACAAGCCTGGAATTTAGTCACAAAACCAAGCAGTTTAATCACTAAACTTCTCAAAGCTAGATACTTCcctaaatgtgatttttttgaCTCAAGCATTGGCCATAATCCAAGTTATGTTTGGAGGAGTATATGGAGTTCAAAGTCAGTTGTCCAAGGAGGATGTAAGTGGAGCATTGGTACCGGAGAGAACATAAGTATTTGGGAGCAAAATTGGCTCAAGGAAGGCATGTCAATTCCCATACCTTCTGATATGCAGCATGTTGGTGATATTACAATAGTAAAAGATCTCATGTTGCCATACTCAAAATCATGGGACTTTGCCAAAATATGTGACATATTTGATAGTAGTATTGTCAGGAAAATTATGCAGACCCCTCTCTTTGCTTCAGTGTGTGACGACAAATTAGTGTGGAAGCTGGAACAAGATGGCAATTACTCCGTACGCAGCGCTTACAAATATTGTGTTAACATTAGAGGCAGTCACGACAGATACGGCGTTGCTGGTCATTGGAATCAGATCTGGCGCGCGAAAATTCCACCAAAAGTGAAAAACCTTCTTTGGCGTATAGGTCAGAACGTATTACCAACGCGCAAGAGACTAAATAGCCGCGGTGTACAATGTCCGGTGCAATGTGCTATTTGTAACGACGCAGAAGAAGACATCTTGCATGTGCTGTTTATGTGTATGACAAGTAGGCGTTGTTGGCAGCGAGCAGGGCTATGGAATCATGTAAATGCAGGTCtgaatactaataataatattgatgatAATCTGTTCTCAGTTTTGCACAGGCTAGACAAAGATCAGCAAGAATTCTTTAGTGTGATGGTGTGGAGTATATGGAAGCGCAGAAATAATCAAGTATGAGATAATATCACCGACTCCGACCAAACTGTGGTAGAACGAGCTAGACATTTAATAACAAGCTGGCGCGATGCACAACAGATCCGCTCTCTAACCAACACTATTCAGACAGTCCCGCAGAAAATGATTTGGGTCAAGCCAAGTCATGGAAGGTACAAGTGCAATGTAGACGCTTCTTTTTCCCTTACTCATAACAAAGTGGGTATTGGTATGTGTATAAGGGATGACCATGGAAGGTTTGTGGCTGCCAGAACACAATGGGTAGAACCTATTCTTGATGTGGAGCATGGAGAAGCCATTGGTTTGTTACAGGCTTTAAAATGGGCGGTGGACCTACAATTACATGACATAGACTTTGAGATGGATTGCAAACGGGTAGTAGATAGTATTTATAGCAAAAGAACCTATTTTTCTGATCTTGGAGCTATCTTAGGTGACTGTAGAACTATTTTAGCTTCTACTCTTGTGAACTCTCATGTTAAGTTCATCCGGAGACAAGCAAATGAAGTTGCTCATAGGCTTGCCGGGGCGGCTACATCGTTAGCTAGTTTCCATAATTTTATCGATATTCCTACATGTATTTAcgatattattatgaatgaaatgagataagccttttactgtcaaaaaaaaaaaaggatgtcTTATTTCAATTTCGTCTAGCTAATATGTGTCATAAATGTGTATCTTAAGGAACTTAAAATcgctgtaaaaaaaaaaaagaacttaaaattgaaaaatttacattaaaaaaataatattttgacttTGAATGTCCCGATACagagtattttaaaaaatcttttaaaattttgtatactaaaataaatactattttataagataaataaaaaaataattatttaatttgactgtataagttatttacattaaaa
This genomic interval from Trifolium pratense cultivar HEN17-A07 linkage group LG6, ARS_RC_1.1, whole genome shotgun sequence contains the following:
- the LOC123892310 gene encoding uncharacterized protein LOC123892310, which produces MIWVKPSHGRYKCNVDASFSLTHNKVGIGMCIRDDHGRFVAARTQWVEPILDVEHGEAIGLLQALKWAVDLQLHDIDFEMDCKRVVDSIYSKRTYFSDLGAILGDCRTILASTLVNSHVKFIRRQANEVAHRLAGAATSLASFHNFIDIPTCIYDIIMNEMR